The DNA segment GAGCATCCCGTGTTGAACCCacaacagaggagagagaaattcAGAACAATTAGACCCTGCAGACAATTGAGTGTGTTCCCCTGTGGTCtgtgcttccttttcttctccctcgtGGGTTATCTGGTTGTGGAGTCAGATCTGGAGGGGCCAGTATAGTTTaaaatctgaaggaaaaaaaaagaataaaagaggaaaggaaaggacatgatTCCCTAGGTACGGTGGAAATGAAAAGTTTActgtagataaaagggagacctaatcagaggcagggacatctgggagagtccaggaTAAATAGGACCAGGCTGTGTGGGGAAacagggaggaggatggagagaggaaagggggaaccCAGGCACAGCAGCCAGGAGGACAAAGACACAAAAGTGTGGGAACCAAAATATAGGGAAGGGAGGCTCAACCCAGCACTGTAGCTGCAGAGTTTAGGGTAGAGGCAGGCTATACCAACCCTACTCTATAACAAGCAGGGAGGCCAGGTCTCCTTTAATACGTTAAATAGGTACCTTGGCTGTTTGTATTTGGAATCCACATCTCCATTCACAATAAACATGAGCAAGCCTCCTAAATGACCTGGTGTAGGTCAGAGGATGGAGGCAACAGGCTTGCATAACTCACCAGAGGCCCTGAAGGGGATTGGGATCGGCAGAGCACTGGGTATGAACCCAGGTCTATCTCAGCCCCCAAAACGAGAACTCTGAGGAAAATTATAGGACTTGCAGGTGCTACAATATGGTCTCAAACCTGCTCACCTACAAAAGTGAGTGCTACCTTAAGATACCGGGTTTCTGGCCCAGCCATGGAGTTCAGAGCTATGAGACCAGACACTCCCCAAATCAGAGTGGTGAATTGGTTCTAGAGAGCCACCTCCACATGGAGCTGGGGAGACTTGGGGTACAGCTCCTTGGTCTGGTACTTTCTATTGTTGTATTCATTGGAGGAGATCTACTTTTCTGACAAAATTGAAACAATTTTACTTCTAAACGGGAAaagttactctctctctctctctctctctatatatatatatatatatatatatatatatatatatattctgtaatCTATTGTGGGGCTGAATTTTGTCTTGTTTCTCTGAGAATGCAGAATCTTATTAGACATCCTCCACGGTTTCAACTCCAAGGTTCAAACATCCTCCAAGGTTTCTCCCAATTTCAGTTTCACTCTTACATAAGGAGGGAAAGTCCTATGTTACACGGAATGactttcttttcctggtttctctaAAGCAGAAAGGTTTTATAGAGTTTTATAAAGGACTTGTTATTCGGACTAGTTGGTGGAGGGTGGGCAGGACAGTCCAGTAGGTCACTTCCTGAATGATTGCTGAGGGCCTGAGCTAAGTGAAATAATTAGGCCACAAAATGACAATTACAGTCTGAGTCCCCTTATGCAACGTAAGCTAGTGTCATCATAAGCACGGGAAGAATGGGACGAGCGAGAAGCTTACTGTCTAGCAAGCACAGAGCTTCCACTGGCTAAGAGGGAAAGAGCTGTAGAGAAAACCAATACATTATCAATACCTTCAATGCCGCTGAACTTCATACTTAAATTTTAAACTGTATTCCTTTTAAAGGTTAACACATTTACATGTTTAAATGTTGAAAGATTAAAACGTTTAGCACAtttgaagttttaaattttgtaagGTCcatctatcatttttttttaattaagagaaaaatacCGTCGCTTAAATGAAAACTGGAGTCATAAAAGTAAAACAAGAGGGAAGGAACTTGCTGAGTTTGGTGGTGAGAGATGAGGGgcggggggggagagggagagagagtaaaagagaaaaaggcagaagggagggagggaaggaaggaaggagggagagagagagagagcagggagagaagaggggagggagagggagaaaggagagagagagagagagagagagagagagagagagagagagagagagagagagagagagagagagagagagagagaatacaaactGCCCAGGAGCACACCCAAAGCTAGAGAACTGGACTGAGCACCAGGCGGTTGAGCATCGGGCTGTGGCTCCCCCTAGTGGCAACAAGGTGGGACTAACAAGCCTTGGGAGCTCATTGGAAAGAAGCACTGACTGATGTTCTGAAGTGATGGAAGCCAGACCACGGCCCCAAAGGAGCAAAGGTATTTGGGATAGAGGTGTGGTGAACTAATACAAGGTCAGAGAAGACAGAACAGAGATGGAAAGGAGGGGTAAAAAGAGAGGCATCTTAGAAAAAGACAAGCCCAAGCAGCCTGCCCATGAGCTGGGGAGAGGGGCGGGTCAGAATGGGTATCCGGGCACAGCTGGGCTGCATGGGCGCAAGCACACCAGAGAGAAAAGGTCCCGAGAAGGTATAAATTAGGCCCTCCTCTCCCTAGAAAGCTAGGAAGGGCCGCGGATGTTTTCCCACTTGCAGTTCCTCTCATTTCTGTTCACCACATACCTGGATGTGTGTCCTGTAAGAGAATCTCATGTAATTTCAAGAATAGTAGGGCCAGTCTGATGGTTCAGTGGTAAATATActttctgccaagcctgacaacctgagtttgatcccctaaACATACATGCTGGAAGGAGGGCACTCTGACgtgttctcctctgacctccatatgatATATGTGACATGctatgcgcgcgcgcacgcacacagcacacacacacacacacacacgcacgcacgcacacacgcacacgcacacatgcacacacacacacggcacacacacaacacggcacacgcacacacacatggcacacacgcacacacacggcacacacacacacgctcacacgcacacgcacacacacgcacacatgcacacacacacgcacacacgcacacacacacgcacacacacgcacacatgcacacacacacacggcacacacacggcacacacacggcacacacacaaacacaatataacttttttttttaaagagagtaaTGTTTCAGCTCTCATCCTAGCCTACAAGTCTGTGAGGGAAAACAGTTTAAGTCCAGCAAGTGATAAATTAGTAGTGAGCTCACCCATCCGGATGCCCCCTGCCACCAAAGCATGCTGTCTCTCACTTCTCATTAGCCTTTTATCTTCTTCTAGATAGAGAAGTCTGGCTTTAGGTAAGCCCCAAGGTCAGAGACCTGTGGGTCCAGACATTTGCCTGATACATTTTTCTGTCTCCAGATTGGGCAGGTACGTGCTGCGGCATCTGTTCGAGTGATGGAGACACACAGCTAGAATGTTTGTGAACCCTGTGAGAAGTAGACAGTCACCCTTGGACTCTCCATACAGGCTGTCTGGGATAACCTGTGTTGACTCTGTGTGTCCACTTTCTTCTTTATTCTGCTCGTATTTGTCGAGTGGCCATATGCTCCACTGCTCAATCTGCAAAGTTTCAGGGATACAGTGGTAAACAAGATTGAGGTGAATTCCCTCAGGACTAACACAGCTAGATTCTGATTCATCCTTTTATTTGTGTTCCGATTTCTTTGATCTTTCTTCAGTTGCATACAGTTGCTATGTGGCAAAACCTCTAGTAAGTGCGTGGTGCCTATGTAATACCCCAAGGAACTTCAGATAGAATACTTTAAGACTGACATCCTTGTATGCGAGAGGAAATGCAGCAGTGACCCCAAGCCACTCAGCAAGATCTGTTCTCCGTCTGGAGCTAGGCTTTACTTTGCTCCCTCCAAGCCTTtcaccctcctttcttctctgatgTCACATCTTTAATGTTTTCTGCATTTAGATCTGAAGACTCTGTTTCAATTATTCACTTAACCCCTAGACAGATGGCCTCAGGAACACTTGACCCTGCACACCATCAAAGCTCCAAGCCAAGATTGCCTCATAGAAAAGCTCTGCAAACCTCAGAGGAGTTTGCCAGGTCCTGAGTCACAGTATGGCCACCCTAGCAAACTTCTATGCTATTTTTTGTCAGGGTCAGCCTTTCTGGaggcttcttagccatttggatGTAGCCAGCCCCTCTGCCCAGGACCCTTTGGGGTCACACAGTCTGGAACAGGTGCTTCCTCCTTTCCAGGTTGTCACTGCTCTTCTGTAAGCTCATAGGCGTTTGAGGTCCAACCTCTGGCACTGCTTGCTAGACTCCTGTGCTATGCTCCTGCGGGACTAGTAAGGGGCATTTCTCCTGGTTAGTACTTGCCAGTATGTTTGTCTGATTAAGAGATGGTTTTCACCAGTCAAGCACAAGGCTCCTGGAGGGAGGAGGTCTAAACCCCCAAGCTCTTCCTTGCACCTTAGTATCCAAAACTACCCCTGAGACTCAAGACTCCCAACAAACACATGTATGCTGGTGACAGATGGATGAATTGCGCTAGAGGGGTGCCAGCCACCAAACAAACTGACCCTCATAGAGTCCTAAAGTGTTCGGGTGACAGATGTTAATATGTCACCATGCTCACCCCAATCCTGCCTCCTGATGGGGACAACACATCTTCTATGAAATCACCTCAGCCTCCCTGCATCAACATGTGCAATTTTCATGGACTGGACTCGAAATTGTTCCTCGCAGAggctggagacgtggctcagtggtcaaagaggacctgctcctgcagaggacctgggctccgTTCCTGACACCCAAGGCAAGTGGCTCACGAGCACCTGTATCTCCAGGGGATCCCAGGCCTTctctggcatcctcaggcagaAGGGCACCTCTTAACTTGTTCTCATCCATGCTGGACTGCCCACCTGCCATTACCACACACCTCATCCCTTGCATCTGTCCTTCAAGTGGTAGTTTATTTCTGAAAGTAAAAAATCTCAAGTTTGGAGAAAGAAAGATTGAGAAAAATgagtgggtcttttttttttttttttacatttttaaatagtgaTTACAACAGGAGAAGTCCATGGTACCATTCAGTGAGTGTAGGGGAAGAAGGCAGGTGTGCCCCACATTGGCTGATGTGTATGAGGGGCTCCTAAGAGGCAGGTTATTTCTGGTTTTGCTCTATTAGCACAGTGACCACTCCAAGCCAACTTCATGTGTAATGTGTGCAGAGAGACTCAAGAGCTAACCCAGTTCTTATATGCTTCAGGAAAATTTGTGAACTTTTGTTAATCTTTAAGTTTAGTTTGTGTGCCTTTGTCTAATGTGAATGACACTGAACTTTCATTCTGTTCTGATTTTTATGGTACCTCATTGTATTTCTTGGATCTAATTCTACTCAAAATCCTCCTGGTCAACCAAGTTAAACCTTTTCAGAGAAACAGATGTGTACCCAAAACATAGTAAATGCTCAAtatgtgagttgtgtgtgtgtgtgtgtgtgtgtgtgtgtgtgtgtgctgtcacaccaacatgaaggccagaagacaacttttgccttttctttcagccatgtGAGCCTGGAGACTCAAATTCAGGTCAGGTTTAATGGCAAGCATCTTTGCTACTAACCCATCTTATGGGCTTTaaattacagacagacagacggacagacagacagacagacacacacacacacacacacacacacacacatatatatgcaactTTGTTGGCCTTGATGGTATAGTTCTTTGTTTCCAGTTATGTGGGAGACTGAGCCAGGAATTGGGTGTTCagacagagtgagttcaaagacaaCCTGGACTACaggtgacttcaaggccagcctaggcaaatTTGGTAGCTCCGCTGTCTCCAATTAAAAGGTAAAAAGAGACTGGGAATGTTCCTCAGTGGTAGAACTGGCTTGGCTTGTGggaaggaagccctgggttccatccataCTACAAAACGCTACAAGCTTCAATCGCCTCTAAATGAGAATTAGGGTGGTGTAAATGCTGCATTCCGTCAGGCTCAAAATAAAGCTAGGGAAGGAAGAAGTGGAGAAAACGGAAGAGGAGCTGCTGGGTTTCTGAGGAGGTGACAATCATTGGACTTATTGCTGTCACCAGGAGTGGCTCTTTTTGGCTGCTGGATCCGAGCCAGCCCAGGAGATAACACCCTCAGGGCTTGCTCCCCTCCTTTTTTGGTTTCCTCCCTTCTATGCAGACAGCTAGGGCAATAGGAGCTGCTGTCACAAGCTAGGGCCATGGCCACAGCACCCGGGGAGCGGCTGCAGGAGGAGGCACGGTGCTCAGTGTGCCTGGACTTCCTGCAGGAGCCCATCAGCGTTGACTGTGGTCACAGCTTCTGTCTGCGGTGCATATCTGAGCTCTGCGAGAAATCGGACAGCGCTCAGGGAGTCTATGCTTGTCCCCAGTGCAGGGGTCCCTTCAGGCCCTCCAGCTTCAGACCCAACCGGCAGCTGGCCAGCCTGGTGGACACCGTGCGGCAGCTGGGGCTGGGCACCGGACACGCGGGGTCGCGTCAGTGTTCGAGGCACGGTGAGGACCTGAGCCACTTCTGTGAAGAGGACCAAGCGATGGTGTGCTGGGTCTGCGACACCAGCCCTGAGCACCGGAGCCACCGCACTGAGCCGCTGCAGGAGGCAGCCAGCCGCTACCAGGTGAGCCTTTGCTCAGGTTCTCATCTGGAAACTGGGCTGATGATCTCGGAATGTAAAGGGACATGTTCCAGACAAAGCCAAACCGTGCTACTGCATACTTAGTAACTAAACAACTCCCAAGCTCCTTCCTCCTCCGGTCTCCTCCCGGTTCTTACTAGCTCACACTCACAGAAGCTCTGGTGGCTTTCACTCCTGGGAACCCGGGGGGTGGGCATATGCTAAATCCAGCCTCCTATCTTAAAGGGCAGCGCTTGTGCGCGGCTCTCTCCCTGCCGAGCACAGACTCCACTCTCTAAGGAGTGGTTTCCTACCGCTTCTTGTGTGTGTTATCTTGGCAAAAGCAGAAGGCTGCttgctccctcttcttcctccgaAGTTACTGGACACGTTTTAAGAATCTTTACGTTTCCAACTTCCTGAGGAACGAACACAAGGGACACCAGCGTGGTTTTCCTTCCTTGACAAACTTGACCACCGCGTTGCACCGGGCACTAACTTTCTTAAGATGTTTGCTGGGTTGATttctctaaaattaaaaattagggtGTTTTCCTCAACtcgttgggtctctctctctctctctctctctctctctctctctctctctccctctccctctccctctccctctccctctctctctctctctctctctctctctctctctctctctctctctctctctcttttactgCTTGCTTTCCTCCACCTTGTAAAAATTTAGGCATGAATTATTTTCTAGTCAGATTTTAGAACTATGATCCGCCCCCACTGTAGTCCCGAAAATGTCACTCAAAGCTTGGCTAGTGATACATTTCTGATActgttttttacatttattctgtAGGGGTTTTTTTTCCTCAATTAAATGCCAAACAAACATCATCCCGACCTCTCAGCCAATCAGCTGTAGGCCCTGTGCTAACTGTGTACAGCTCTTATCCTAACCAAACAGATCTGTCAGAATCTGCTCTGTCACTGTTGTCCCTAGGTCGGCTGTGCTGTTTGTCACCTCCTTGGTGTGGCTcaggcagggtttctttgggCCTGGTGGAGCTTTACCCCATCTGCTGAGCTAAATGTTTCAACAGCAAAGCAAATCCCACCCAGTCTTGTCAGGCACTACCATGAGTTCCAAGGCCATTTTGTATTCACATTCTACATAGCCCTATAGTGCCCTCCTTTCAAgtgtgaactctctctctctctctctctctctctctctctctgtgtgtgtgtgtgtgtgtgtgtgtgtgtgtgtgtgtgttttatcggGTAGCTTTTATGGTGAGGTTCAGACATTTTTCTTCCAAAAACATCTCTGTGCATGTGTCCTCTGCAATCAAGTATCCACATGTGCCTCCTGCAGGGCCCTGGTGCTGAAAAGAGAGATTTTCGTCCTCTCCACTCCTTAGGTAGGGCACTTGCTGCCAACCTGACAATCTGAGATTGATCCCCAAACCTATGTGATAGAAGGATATCTGGCTTCTGCACACCATATCTATCCTCCATATGTGTCTGGGGCACTCTtgttggtacacacacacacacacacacacacacacacacacacgctaaatAAATGTTCTAAAGCCCTTATATTAAATGATAAATAACCCTTTAGTCTGTCAATAGCAGACAGCTTTTCCTCTGCTGCAACAttgtttttattaaacattttttaaaattagcattaTGTTTTACAGATCACAACTATTTGTCATTACAATTGTATTTCTGACcactaaatatttttcttttttaactcacACTTTAACATTTTGGTTATTATTGGAAAGAGTGACATAATGACAAATTTTAGGCACATCTTGGTGTTGGGCAGTGGAGGAGGTAGGTGTCTGCAGAATTTCGTGAGTCCAGAAATCTGTTGGCGACTCCCTGGCTTATCTTTGTACTTTACATCTGAGCAAAGTCTAAGGGCTGAGAGGGCACATCTACAAGGGTCTTGTCTTCCCAAACAGAGGATGCTCCAAGTGGCTTTGGAACTTgtgaagaaggaaatggaggaggcTCTGACCCAGGAGGCCAACGTGGGAAAGAAGACCATCATCTGGAAGGTGAGACAGAGCTGTGGCTCCAGGGACCTTGCAGGTCAATAATGTGAGCCATTCCTCCATCCCGTTCAACTCTCTCCCACTCGTGTTCCAACTCATTATTCCCTCTAGAAAAGCATGATAGTGACTTTCTGGGCCAACCTGTCCCTTTTAAAATCCTCTTCATATGACCTGACTTAAGTAAGTAGTTTTGCTATCTGAATCTCATGGTCAGACTTACTACTGGAACCTGATCACCTCAGCCCACAATTCATAAGCAGATCTGTAAGATGAGTGAAAATAATCAATGTTACACAGCACGTataacag comes from the Rattus norvegicus strain BN/NHsdMcwi chromosome 10, GRCr8, whole genome shotgun sequence genome and includes:
- the Trim58 gene encoding E3 ubiquitin-protein ligase TRIM58 isoform X2, with the translated sequence MATAPGERLQEEARCSVCLDFLQEPISVDCGHSFCLRCISELCEKSDSAQGVYACPQCRGPFRPSSFRPNRQLASLVDTVRQLGLGTGHAGSRQCSRHGEDLSHFCEEDQAMVCWVCDTSPEHRSHRTEPLQEAASRYQRMLQVALELVKKEMEEALTQEANVGKKTIIWKEKVEMQRQRFRLEFEKHRGFLAQEEQLQLRRLEEEERATLQRLRDSRNRLAQQNKALKELAEELEEMSQRPAVALLEGARGVLTRSEAMTRLEPEAVPMELKTVCRIPGMREMLRKFQGQLTEHRRVPLSI
- the Trim58 gene encoding E3 ubiquitin-protein ligase TRIM58 isoform X3, translated to MATAPGERLQEEARCSVCLDFLQEPISVDCGHSFCLRCISELCEKSDSAQGVYACPQCRGPFRPSSFRPNRQLASLVDTVRQLGLGTGHAGSRQCSRHGEDLSHFCEEDQAMVCWVCDTSPEHRSHRTEPLQEAASRYQRMLQVALELVKKEMEEALTQEANVGKKTIIWKEKVEMQRQRFRLEFEKHRGFLAQEEQLQLRRLEEEERATLQRLRDSRNRLAQQNKALKELAEELEEMSQRPAVALLEGARGVLTRSEAMTRLEPEAVPMELKTVCRIPGMREMLRKFQGFNG
- the Trim58 gene encoding E3 ubiquitin-protein ligase TRIM58 isoform X1 produces the protein MATAPGERLQEEARCSVCLDFLQEPISVDCGHSFCLRCISELCEKSDSAQGVYACPQCRGPFRPSSFRPNRQLASLVDTVRQLGLGTGHAGSRQCSRHGEDLSHFCEEDQAMVCWVCDTSPEHRSHRTEPLQEAASRYQRMLQVALELVKKEMEEALTQEANVGKKTIIWKEKVEMQRQRFRLEFEKHRGFLAQEEQLQLRRLEEEERATLQRLRDSRNRLAQQNKALKELAEELEEMSQRPAVALLEGARGVLTRSEAMTRLEPEAVPMELKTVCRIPGMREMLRKFQGPISSSVTQLLLSCHP